From the genome of Candidatus Ruthia magnifica str. Cm (Calyptogena magnifica):
AGCTTTATCAAAAGCTGAGGCAAAATCTTTACCAATGCCCATTACTTCTCCTGTTGAGCGCATTTCAGGACCTAAAACCGGATCTACACCTAAAAATTTATTAAATGGGAATACAGCCTCTTTGACACTAAAATGTTTAGGAATAATCTCTTTGGTAAAATTCTGTGCTTTAAGCGACACACCTGACATCACACGTGCAGCAATACGTGCCAGTGGTACTCCAATTGCTTTAGAAACAAAAGGCACTGTACGAGAGGCACGTGGATTAACTTCAATAATATAAATCTCACCATCTTGATAGGCTAACTGGGTATTCATTAAACCAATCACATTTAATTTTTTAGCCATGGCAATAACCTGAATACGCATTTCATCCAACACATCACTGGCTAGCGAATAAGGTGGAAGTGAACAAGCAGAATCTCCTGAATGAATACCTGCTTGCTCAATGTGTTGCATAATACCGCCAATCACCACATCTTCACCATCACAAATTGCATCAATATCAACTTCAATGGCATGGTCTAAAAATGAATCTAACAAAACAGGAGAATTATTTGATACTTGAACTGCTGTATACATATAATGTTCAAGACTGTCTTTATCATAAACAATTTCCATTGCTCGACCACCAAGCACATAAGAAGGTCTAACTATTAATGGAAAACCAATTGCATCTGCAATATCTTGTGCTTGTTCTAATGAACGTGCTGTGCCATTTAGTGGCTGCTTAAGCTCTAATTCTTGCAACATTTTAGAAAAACGTTCTCTATCTTCAGCTAAATCAATGGCATCTGGCGTTGTGCCAATAATATTTGCACCATTTTTTTCTAATGCATCAGCCAATTTAAGTGGTGTTTGACCACCATAATGCACAATAATACCATCTGGGTTTTCAATATCAACAATGGTCAGAACATCCTCTAAGGTCAATGGCTCAAAATACAAGCGGTCTGAAATATCGTAGTCAGTTGAAACTGTTTCAGGATTGCAATTCACCATAATCGTCTCAAACCCATCTTCACGTAGCGCTAATGATGCATGCACACAACAACAATCAAACTCAATACCTTGCCCAATACGATTGGGTCCGCCACCCAAAATCATAATTTTTTTCTTATTAGTTGGATTGGCTTCACATTCGAGTTGATAAGTTGAATATAAATAAGCAGTCTGGGTGTCAAATTCTGCCGCGCAACTGTCCACTCTCTTAAACACAGGTTTAATATTAAGCGCACGACGACGCTCACGCACTGAAGACTCACTACAACAAAATAATTGTGCCAAACGTGCATCAGAAAAACCTTTACGTTTCAAGGTAAACATTTTATCAGCATCAATATCAGTAACATTTATGCCATCAATTTGCAATTCAGTTGAAACAATATCTTGTATTTGCGTCAAAAACCAAGGGTCAACTTTAGACAAATCAAATACTTCTTCAACACTCATGCCCAATCTAAAGGCATCAGCCAAATAAAAAATACGTTCACCTCGAGCTGAAATACACTCAGAACGTATTTTATTGCGTGCATCATAAGCGTTCAAATCAATAATAGGGTCTAATCCAACCTTGTCAGTCTCTAGCCCTCTTAATGCTTTTTGTAAAGATTCTTGAAAGGTTGAACCAATAGCCATTACTTCGCCAACAGACTTCATTTGCGTGGTTAAACGATCATCTGCTTTGGGAAATTTCTCAAAGGCAAATCTTGGAATTTTAGTTACTACGTAATCAATACTTGGCTCAAAAGAAGCGGGTATTTTACCACCTGTAATTTCATTATCAAGTTCGTCTAAAGTGTAACCTATAGCTAGTTTTGCAGCCACTCTGGCAATAGGAAAGCCTGTTGCTTTTGATGCCAATGCTGATGAGCGAGATACACGTGGATTCATCTCAATAATGGTTAAACGACCATTTTTTGGATTAAGCGCAAATTGCACGTTTGAACCACCTGTATCAACCCCAATTTCACGAAGCACTGCCAATGAAGCATCACGCATCACTTGGTACTCTTTATCAGTTAGTGTTTGTGCAGGTGCAACAGTAATTGAATCACCCGTATGAATGCCCATAGGGTCAAGATTTTCAATAGAACAAACAATAATACAATTATCTTTGCTATCACGCACTACTTCCATCTCAAACTCTTTCCAGCCAAGAATAGATTCTTCAATTAAAAGTTCATTAGTCGGTGAAAGGTCTAAACCTCGTTCGCAAATTTCAACAAATTCCTCTTTGTTATAAGCAATACCACCACCACTACCACCCATAGTAAACGAGGGACGAATAATGGTTGGAAAACCTACCGTTTTTTGTACAGTATGTGCTTGCTCTATATTATGAGCCACAGCGGCTTTAGGCATATCAAGGCCAATTTTTAACATCGCCTCACGAAATAAATCACGATCCTCCGCTTTATCAATGGCTTCTTTTTTAGCGCCAATCATTTCTACACCGTGTTTCTCAAGCACACCATGACGTTCTAAATCAAGTGCACAATTAAGTGCAGTTTGCCCGCCCATGGTCGGCAACAAAGCATCAGGTTTTTCTTTTTCAATAATTTTTTCAATCGTACGCCACTCAATTGGCTCAATATAAGTTGCATCTGCCATTTTCGGGTCGGT
Proteins encoded in this window:
- the carB gene encoding carbamoyl-phosphate synthase large subunit is translated as MPKRQDLKSILIIGSGPILIGQACEFDYSGAQACTALREEGYRVILINSNPATIMTDPKMADATYIEPIEWRTIEKIIEKEKPDALLPTMGGQTALNCALDLERHGVLEKHGVEMIGAKKEAIDKAEDRDLFREAMLKIGLDMPKAAVAHNIEQAHTVQKTVGFPTIIRPSFTMGGSGGGIAYNKEEFVEICERGLDLSPTNELLIEESILGWKEFEMEVVRDSKDNCIIVCSIENLDPMGIHTGDSITVAPAQTLTDKEYQVMRDASLAVLREIGVDTGGSNVQFALNPKNGRLTIIEMNPRVSRSSALASKATGFPIARVAAKLAIGYTLDELDNEITGGKIPASFEPSIDYVVTKIPRFAFEKFPKADDRLTTQMKSVGEVMAIGSTFQESLQKALRGLETDKVGLDPIIDLNAYDARNKIRSECISARGERIFYLADAFRLGMSVEEVFDLSKVDPWFLTQIQDIVSTELQIDGINVTDIDADKMFTLKRKGFSDARLAQLFCCSESSVRERRRALNIKPVFKRVDSCAAEFDTQTAYLYSTYQLECEANPTNKKKIMILGGGPNRIGQGIEFDCCCVHASLALREDGFETIMVNCNPETVSTDYDISDRLYFEPLTLEDVLTIVDIENPDGIIVHYGGQTPLKLADALEKNGANIIGTTPDAIDLAEDRERFSKMLQELELKQPLNGTARSLEQAQDIADAIGFPLIVRPSYVLGGRAMEIVYDKDSLEHYMYTAVQVSNNSPVLLDSFLDHAIEVDIDAICDGEDVVIGGIMQHIEQAGIHSGDSACSLPPYSLASDVLDEMRIQVIAMAKKLNVIGLMNTQLAYQDGEIYIIEVNPRASRTVPFVSKAIGVPLARIAARVMSGVSLKAQNFTKEIIPKHFSVKEAVFPFNKFLGVDPVLGPEMRSTGEVMGIGKDFASAFDKAQLAAGSRVPENGKVFVSLRKLDRNELIDLGKKLLAQGFSLVSTRSNRDMLNEAGLECEVVNKVSEGSPHIVDMIKNDDIDLIINSTEDTQGVEDAAAIRCQVLVHKVPFTTTVAAAFAILDGLKVNNKLTITKLQSLHL